A genomic window from Carassius gibelio isolate Cgi1373 ecotype wild population from Czech Republic chromosome A11, carGib1.2-hapl.c, whole genome shotgun sequence includes:
- the LOC128022285 gene encoding PR domain zinc finger protein 2 isoform X1, giving the protein MLNPWLQAVMALPQGTYETLDDIPAHVWKGLPNSMKLGPSAVTPNRIGVWASRVIPKGNRFGPFVGERKKRSQVTSNVYMWEVYFPASGWMCVDATDPMKGNWLRYVNWARSSQEQNLFPLEINRAIYYKVLRPIGPGEELLVWYNGEDNPEIAAALEEERTSNLSKKSSPRAKRARRKLSEKARQADLGGFCEPKKSSAAETSIAEMRDSEEGINGEERSPSPSELQQENAASQSSYTENENPVQSHTIDMNQREGLDEENAEDDGQLQQPQLNQSPQHPSKAESVDGNEKSLLNLFSGSPAEESSESPLCDTECISSLANPELEAEGDFEDDPQGGTYPCQHCERHFSTKQGLERHAHIHTTSNHQTHTFKCRYCAKPFGSQVGRRRHERRHENGSKTLNRPGSLSGTTFLHSPTAPNDSATSGSASSPSHSVIMNTQNSPPQQTSDSLKKELGAESDRPFILNENGESKELHPCKYCNKAFGTHTNMRRHQRRIHERHLMPKGVRRKGMLLQDGSSHQQQHEQGQPVSLLEKSPSASPPPIYVPSVESEDEGDREDCMVDISNNISENLSHYIDGKIPSTSTVSNCEFIEVDSSTAALFGLDALILSPKQTQTCPVKEVSCVAQTASKRRTTTPPLLPAVKMETETASSSSSLSSPSSQSSLLVGNIFSQSTETLAGQKEKTVYLSPKLKQLLQAPDGQKPAIGLITDGHRLTTPLSVTSLPTVQGKFKRRTASPPTTSQSSPPQINDSISLATGVSCSLKVPKIESHCMTHSWSLSSKDHGDAVSLTGKDWSPSRSGGNSCNQQPLDLSNSFSKNDNSVSKGSGEAVLDLSMNRKSPVDHEVKTSSATLMPHVKRKKPNTSILEKVLMNEYAGLNSPGDEGSNTLGSPDVLSSSESATCVGPSSPGSGSEHLPCESASPPSLTPMTINPSSPSSSSIASSTPPPPVLPTIPSPPPLSSPHLQMSDASSPAPFPVLSPNMSPKADNSFEEVSDSSALTELCHDRLNSIVNDSDQTAEPLDPAISPLPQDEKRHCTADSSSKSETLLEGSNHDSKPQFLRNADQAGSSRLKWDTASETSQSHSCEGTLPQDLNNKTEGRHKSKSLLSTVQSTPKKESSPTFLSELHSPQKSSEVDKLVGEDIMKKEGAVDITTNGSNTSPGTPPRNSDEFETPERETFVRNFVCNVCKEPFRSIKDLSGHIIEHASEWPFKCEFCVQLFGNATALLEHRSSFHGVGRIYICSICSKEFAFLCNLQQHQSDLHPSQSCTHTVVENGKLRPQNYTDPACVNVEKDAVLVSIAGATSEDSSEECNGDTKKVEDEENGHEDPTEELYTTIKIMASEAGKPKGPDVRLGINQHYPSFKPPPFPYHNRTPDSSIASATNFTTHNIPQTFSTAIRCTKCGNSFDNMPELHKHILVCANASDKRRYTPKKNPIPLKQVVKQSPNGLLNTTGESAGQNAFRRMGQPKRLNFNQDITSKAKLSALNKKKNQLVQKAISQKNKSAASVKKPTTRVKEEETHKLHACPYCSREFTYPASLNKHIACSCPQRPVAKKSKKGALTPQDKNRSLRSRATDPEVKQEPGSEPSAKALGKTRARSSEAVESELPPGSKGKAPQVRTKRLSMHADNTAPQTKKVKKSNEPLTSITPALTDDSSTRPQSKMQRSKEVIVKKEVVVKKEAVVKMTPSKKEERFSTRSRERKGGPVTRSIQMASASAPLEVKTEDLSNHDAGQSEESLLKLAR; this is encoded by the exons ATGTTAAATCCTTGGTTGCAG GCTGTAATGGCTTTGCCTCAAGGAACATATGAAACTTTGGATGACATCCCGGCCCATGTGTGGAAGGGGCTGCCAAACAGCATGAAGCTGGGACCATCAGCTGTCACCCCCAATCGCATTG GTGTCTGGGCATCTAGAGTAATACCTAAAGGCAATAGGTTTGGACCATTTGTGGGAGAACGAAAGAAGAGATCTCAAGTGACCAGCAATGTTTACATGTGGGAG GTGTATTTTCCAGCCTCGGGGTGGATGTGTGTAGATGCCACAGATCCAATGAAAGGAAACTGGTTGCGGTATGTGAACTGGGCACGCTCTTCTCAAGAGCAAAACCTCTTTCCACTGGAGATCAACAGAGCTATTTACTACAAAGTGTTAAGG CCAATCGGACCGGGCGAAGAACTTCTCGTGTGGTACAATGGGGAAGACAATCCTGAGATAGCAGCTGCATTAGAGGAAGAAAGGACTAGCAACCTGAGCAAGAAGAGTTCACCTAGAGCAAAGCGAG CAAGGAGGAAGCTGTCGGAAAAAGCCAGGCAGGCTGATTTGGGTGGATTCTGTGAACCGAAGAAATCGAGTGCTGCTGAAACTTCAATTGCAGAGATGCGGGACTCGGAGGAAG GGATTAATGGTGAGGAAAGATCCCCTTCACCTTCAGAGTTGCAACAGGAGAATGCAGCTTCCCAGTCGTCTTATACggaaaatgaaaatcctgtccaGTCTCATACGATAGACATGAACCAGAGGGAAGGATTGGATGAGGAAAATGCAGAGGATGATGGACAACTTCAGCAGCCCCAGTTAAATCAGAGCCCACAGCATCCCTCTAAGGCAGAATCAGTTGATGGGAATGAAAAGTCTCTCTTGAATTTATTTTCAGGCAGCCCTGCAGAAGAAAGCTCTGAGAGTCCACTGTGTGATACAGAGTGTATATCATCTTTAGCGAATCCTGAGTTGGAGGCAGAGGGGGATTTCGAGGATGACCCCCAAGGAGGAACTTACCCCTGTCAGCATTGCGAGCGACATTTCTCCACCAAACAAGGCCTGGAACGCCACGCTCACATTCACACTACTTCAAACCATCAAACTCATACTTTTAAATGCCGGTATTGTGCCAAGCCCTTTGGCTCTCAGGTAGGCAGGCGCAGACATGAACGTAGACATGAGAATGGGAGTAAAACTTTAAATAGGCCCGGATCACTTAGCGGAACAACGTTCCTCCACAGTCCCACGGCACCCAATGATTCTGCTACCTCTGGCAGTGCATCCTCGCCAAGCCATTCAGTCATTATGAACACACAGAACAGTCCACCTCAGCAAACCTCTGACAGTTTGAAAAAAGAGCTTGGTGCTGAATCTGATCGACCTTTTATATTGAATGAGAATGGGGAGTCAAAAGAGCTTCATCCTTGCAAGTACTGTAACAAGGCTTTCGGCACACACACCAACATGCGCAGACACCAGCGCAGAATCCACGAGCGGCATCTAATGCCAAAAGGTGTTCGACGGAAAGGTATGCTTCTGCAAGATGGCTCCTCCCATCAGCAGCAGCATGAACAAGGGCAGCCTGTTTCGCTCCTGGAAAAGTCTCCAAGTGCCAGTCCACCACCAATTTATGTGCCCAGTGTGGAGTCTGAGGATGAGGGGGATAGAGAGGATTGTATGGTGGATATCTCTAACAACATTTCGGAAAATCTCAGCCATTACATTGATGGAAAGATCCCATCTACAAGCACAGTGAGCAACTGTGAGTTCATTGAGGTTGATTCAAGCACTGCAGCATTGTTTGGCCTTGATGCGCTCATTCTAAGTCCCAAACAAACACAGACTTGTCCAGTGAAAGAAGTTTCATGCGTAGCTCAGACAGCTTCTAAAAGACGAACTACTACACCACCACTGCTGCCTGCTGTGAAAATGGAAACAGAAACagcatcctcctcttcctccctgtCCTCCCCTTCCTCTCAGTCATCTTTGTTGGTAGGAAACATTTTCTCCCAGTCAACTGAAACGTTAGCTGGTCAGAAGGAGAAAACGGTTTATCTCTCTCCAAAACTCAAACAATTACTACAGGCCCCGGATGGTCAGAAACCAGCCATAGGTCTAATTACAGATGGCCATAGATTGACCACCCCGCTTTCCGTAACTTCACTTCCTACTGTCCAAGGAAAGTTTAAAAGAAGGACTGCCTCCCCTCCCACAACTTCACAGAGTAGCCCGCCACAAATAAATGACAGCATAAGCCTTGCAACTGGGGTTTCATGCTCTCTGAAGGTGCCAAAGATTGAAAGCCATTGCATGACACATTCCTGGAGTTTGTCCAGCAAAGATCATGGGGATGCTGTAAGCctaacaggaaaagactggtctCCTTCAAGAAGCGGGGGGAATTCTTGCAATCAGCAGCCGCTTGACCTTTCGAATTCCTTCAGTAAAAATGACAATAGTGTAAGCAAGGGCTCTGGAGAGGCTGTGCTTGACTTAAGTATGAACCGTAAAAGTCCTGTCGACCATGAAGTAAAGACGAGCTCAGCCACACTAATGCCacatgtaaaaagaaagaaacccaATACCAGCATTTTAGAGAAAGTCTTAATGAACGAGTATGCTGGCCTAAACTCACCTGGAGATGAAGGATCCAATACTCTTGGAAGCCCTGACGTTCTTTCGTCCTCTGAGAGTGCCACATGTGTTGGCCCCTCCAGTCCCGGATCAGGATCCGAGCACCTTCCTTGTGAATCAGCCTCTCCTCCTTCTCTGACCCCTATGACTATTAATCCATCCTCTCCGTCTTCATCTAGTATAGCATCATCTACACCCCCTCCTCCAGTCTTACCAACTATTCCATCACCTCCACCTTTATCATCACCTCATCTTCAGATGTCAGATGCCTCATCACCTGCCCCTTTTCCTGTATTGTCCCCTAATATGTCCCCCAAGGCAGATAATAGTTTCGAGGAAGTGTCGGATTCGTCTGCTTTAACAGAATTATGCCATGATAGATTAAATTCCATTGTTAATGATTCAGACCAAACTGCTGAGCCGTTAGACCCTGCGATTTCTCCACTGCCTCAGGATGAAAAAAGACATTGTACAGCAGATTCATCTTCAAAGTCAGAAACACTACTTGAGGGCTCAAACCATGATTCTAAGCCTCAGTTTTTAAGAAATGCAGATCAAGCAGGTTCTTCTCGCCTAAAGTGGGATACTGCTTCTGAAACCAGCCAAAGCCATTCCTGTGAAGGAACTCTCCCTCAAGACCTCAATAATAAAACAGAAGGCAGACACAAATCAAAGTCTTTGCTTTCTACAGTACAATCAACTCCTAAAAAGGAGTCATCACCGACTTTCCTCAGCGAATTGCATTCTCCACAAAAGAGTTCAGAAGTTGATAAGTTGGTTGGAGAGGATATAATGAAAAAAGAGGGGGCGGTGGATATTACCACAAATGGGAGCAACACTTCACCTGGAACTCCACCCAGAAATTCTGATGAGTTTGAGACGCCAGAGCGGGAGACTTTTGTCAGGAATTTTGTATGTAACGTCTGCAAAGAGCCATTTCGCTCCATCAAAGACCTTAGTGGCCATATAATAGAGCATGCGTCAGAGTGGCCTTTTAAGTGTGAGTTTTGCGTGCAGTTATTTGGTAATGCCACTGCGCTGCTTGAGCACCGCTCCTCTTTCCATGGTGTAGGAAGAATTTATATTTGCTCCATTTGCTCAAAGGAGTTTGCCTTCCTCTGCAATCTCCAGCAACATCAAAGTGACCTACATCCAAGTCAGAGTTGCACTCACACTGTCGTTGAAAACGGGAAGCTCAGACCTCAGAACTACACCGATCCTGCATGCGTAAATGTGGAGAAAGATGCTGTTCTTGTCTCTATTGCTGGAGCAACCTCTGAGGATTCTTCTGAGGAGTGCAACGGTGACACTAAAAAGGTGGAAGACGAGGAAAATGGCCATGAGGACCCTACAGAAGAACTATACACTACAATAAAGATTATGGCCTCTGAGGCTGGTAAACCAAAAGGTCCAGATGTACGGCTTGGCATTAATCAACACTACCCCAGCTTTAAGCCTCCACCCTTCCCGTACCACAACCGAACACCTGATAGCTCGATTGCCTCCGCCACTAATTTCACCACACACAACATCCCCCAAACATTTAGCACTGCGATCCGGTGTACCAAATGTGGAAACAGCTTTGACAACATGCCTGAGCTACATAAACACATATTAGTTTGTGCTAATGCTAGTGATAAGAGACGCTACACCCCTAAGAAGAATCCCATTCCTCTTAAACAGGTTGTGAAACAATCTCCGAATGGTCTTCTTAACACCACAGGAGAGTCTGCTGGGCAAAATGCTTTCCGCAGAATGGGTCAGCCAAAACGGCTCAACTTTAACCAAGATATAACCTCCAAAGCAAAGTTATCAGCCCTAAATAAGAAGAAAAACCAGCTAGTCCAGAAAGCCATATCTCAGAAGAACAAGTCTGCTGCCTCTGTAAAGAAACCAACAACCCGGGTAAAGGAAGAGGAGACCCATAAGCTCCACGCATGCCCATACTGTAGTAGAGAGTTCACATACCCAGCCAGCCTCAATAAGCACATCGCTTGCAGCTGTCCACAAAGACCTGTTGCCAAGAAGTCGAAAAAAGGCGCTCTGACACCTCAAGACAAAAACAGGAGTCTCCGAAGTCGAGCCACTGATCCTGAAGTCAAACAAGAACCAGGTTCTGAACCAAGTGCAAAGGCCTTGGGGAAAACCAGAGCCCGCAGCTCTGAGGCAGTTGAGAGTGAACTTCCACCAGGAAGTAAAGGAAAAGCACCTCAGGTACGTACAAAGAGGCTCTCCATGCATGCAGACAACACAGCACCACAAACTAAGAAAGTGAAAAAGAGCAATGAGCCACTTACTTCAATAACTCCTGCACTTACTGATGACTCTTCAACGCGACCACAGTCTAAAATGCAACGATCTAAAGAGGTTATTGTCAAGAAGGAGGTTGTTGTCAAAAAGGAGGCTGTTGTGAAAATGACACCGTCTAAGAAGGAAGAACGCTTTTCGACAAGGTCGCGGGAGAGAAAAGGTGGGCCAGTGACACGCAGTATACAGATGGCTAGTGCTTCAGCTCCTCTGGAAGTGAAGACTGAAGACCTCTCAAACCATGATGCAGGACAGTCTGAG GAGTCTCTATTG
- the LOC128022285 gene encoding PR domain zinc finger protein 2 isoform X2, translating into MRDSEEGINGEERSPSPSELQQENAASQSSYTENENPVQSHTIDMNQREGLDEENAEDDGQLQQPQLNQSPQHPSKAESVDGNEKSLLNLFSGSPAEESSESPLCDTECISSLANPELEAEGDFEDDPQGGTYPCQHCERHFSTKQGLERHAHIHTTSNHQTHTFKCRYCAKPFGSQVGRRRHERRHENGSKTLNRPGSLSGTTFLHSPTAPNDSATSGSASSPSHSVIMNTQNSPPQQTSDSLKKELGAESDRPFILNENGESKELHPCKYCNKAFGTHTNMRRHQRRIHERHLMPKGVRRKGMLLQDGSSHQQQHEQGQPVSLLEKSPSASPPPIYVPSVESEDEGDREDCMVDISNNISENLSHYIDGKIPSTSTVSNCEFIEVDSSTAALFGLDALILSPKQTQTCPVKEVSCVAQTASKRRTTTPPLLPAVKMETETASSSSSLSSPSSQSSLLVGNIFSQSTETLAGQKEKTVYLSPKLKQLLQAPDGQKPAIGLITDGHRLTTPLSVTSLPTVQGKFKRRTASPPTTSQSSPPQINDSISLATGVSCSLKVPKIESHCMTHSWSLSSKDHGDAVSLTGKDWSPSRSGGNSCNQQPLDLSNSFSKNDNSVSKGSGEAVLDLSMNRKSPVDHEVKTSSATLMPHVKRKKPNTSILEKVLMNEYAGLNSPGDEGSNTLGSPDVLSSSESATCVGPSSPGSGSEHLPCESASPPSLTPMTINPSSPSSSSIASSTPPPPVLPTIPSPPPLSSPHLQMSDASSPAPFPVLSPNMSPKADNSFEEVSDSSALTELCHDRLNSIVNDSDQTAEPLDPAISPLPQDEKRHCTADSSSKSETLLEGSNHDSKPQFLRNADQAGSSRLKWDTASETSQSHSCEGTLPQDLNNKTEGRHKSKSLLSTVQSTPKKESSPTFLSELHSPQKSSEVDKLVGEDIMKKEGAVDITTNGSNTSPGTPPRNSDEFETPERETFVRNFVCNVCKEPFRSIKDLSGHIIEHASEWPFKCEFCVQLFGNATALLEHRSSFHGVGRIYICSICSKEFAFLCNLQQHQSDLHPSQSCTHTVVENGKLRPQNYTDPACVNVEKDAVLVSIAGATSEDSSEECNGDTKKVEDEENGHEDPTEELYTTIKIMASEAGKPKGPDVRLGINQHYPSFKPPPFPYHNRTPDSSIASATNFTTHNIPQTFSTAIRCTKCGNSFDNMPELHKHILVCANASDKRRYTPKKNPIPLKQVVKQSPNGLLNTTGESAGQNAFRRMGQPKRLNFNQDITSKAKLSALNKKKNQLVQKAISQKNKSAASVKKPTTRVKEEETHKLHACPYCSREFTYPASLNKHIACSCPQRPVAKKSKKGALTPQDKNRSLRSRATDPEVKQEPGSEPSAKALGKTRARSSEAVESELPPGSKGKAPQVRTKRLSMHADNTAPQTKKVKKSNEPLTSITPALTDDSSTRPQSKMQRSKEVIVKKEVVVKKEAVVKMTPSKKEERFSTRSRERKGGPVTRSIQMASASAPLEVKTEDLSNHDAGQSEESLLKLAR; encoded by the exons ATGCGGGACTCGGAGGAAG GGATTAATGGTGAGGAAAGATCCCCTTCACCTTCAGAGTTGCAACAGGAGAATGCAGCTTCCCAGTCGTCTTATACggaaaatgaaaatcctgtccaGTCTCATACGATAGACATGAACCAGAGGGAAGGATTGGATGAGGAAAATGCAGAGGATGATGGACAACTTCAGCAGCCCCAGTTAAATCAGAGCCCACAGCATCCCTCTAAGGCAGAATCAGTTGATGGGAATGAAAAGTCTCTCTTGAATTTATTTTCAGGCAGCCCTGCAGAAGAAAGCTCTGAGAGTCCACTGTGTGATACAGAGTGTATATCATCTTTAGCGAATCCTGAGTTGGAGGCAGAGGGGGATTTCGAGGATGACCCCCAAGGAGGAACTTACCCCTGTCAGCATTGCGAGCGACATTTCTCCACCAAACAAGGCCTGGAACGCCACGCTCACATTCACACTACTTCAAACCATCAAACTCATACTTTTAAATGCCGGTATTGTGCCAAGCCCTTTGGCTCTCAGGTAGGCAGGCGCAGACATGAACGTAGACATGAGAATGGGAGTAAAACTTTAAATAGGCCCGGATCACTTAGCGGAACAACGTTCCTCCACAGTCCCACGGCACCCAATGATTCTGCTACCTCTGGCAGTGCATCCTCGCCAAGCCATTCAGTCATTATGAACACACAGAACAGTCCACCTCAGCAAACCTCTGACAGTTTGAAAAAAGAGCTTGGTGCTGAATCTGATCGACCTTTTATATTGAATGAGAATGGGGAGTCAAAAGAGCTTCATCCTTGCAAGTACTGTAACAAGGCTTTCGGCACACACACCAACATGCGCAGACACCAGCGCAGAATCCACGAGCGGCATCTAATGCCAAAAGGTGTTCGACGGAAAGGTATGCTTCTGCAAGATGGCTCCTCCCATCAGCAGCAGCATGAACAAGGGCAGCCTGTTTCGCTCCTGGAAAAGTCTCCAAGTGCCAGTCCACCACCAATTTATGTGCCCAGTGTGGAGTCTGAGGATGAGGGGGATAGAGAGGATTGTATGGTGGATATCTCTAACAACATTTCGGAAAATCTCAGCCATTACATTGATGGAAAGATCCCATCTACAAGCACAGTGAGCAACTGTGAGTTCATTGAGGTTGATTCAAGCACTGCAGCATTGTTTGGCCTTGATGCGCTCATTCTAAGTCCCAAACAAACACAGACTTGTCCAGTGAAAGAAGTTTCATGCGTAGCTCAGACAGCTTCTAAAAGACGAACTACTACACCACCACTGCTGCCTGCTGTGAAAATGGAAACAGAAACagcatcctcctcttcctccctgtCCTCCCCTTCCTCTCAGTCATCTTTGTTGGTAGGAAACATTTTCTCCCAGTCAACTGAAACGTTAGCTGGTCAGAAGGAGAAAACGGTTTATCTCTCTCCAAAACTCAAACAATTACTACAGGCCCCGGATGGTCAGAAACCAGCCATAGGTCTAATTACAGATGGCCATAGATTGACCACCCCGCTTTCCGTAACTTCACTTCCTACTGTCCAAGGAAAGTTTAAAAGAAGGACTGCCTCCCCTCCCACAACTTCACAGAGTAGCCCGCCACAAATAAATGACAGCATAAGCCTTGCAACTGGGGTTTCATGCTCTCTGAAGGTGCCAAAGATTGAAAGCCATTGCATGACACATTCCTGGAGTTTGTCCAGCAAAGATCATGGGGATGCTGTAAGCctaacaggaaaagactggtctCCTTCAAGAAGCGGGGGGAATTCTTGCAATCAGCAGCCGCTTGACCTTTCGAATTCCTTCAGTAAAAATGACAATAGTGTAAGCAAGGGCTCTGGAGAGGCTGTGCTTGACTTAAGTATGAACCGTAAAAGTCCTGTCGACCATGAAGTAAAGACGAGCTCAGCCACACTAATGCCacatgtaaaaagaaagaaacccaATACCAGCATTTTAGAGAAAGTCTTAATGAACGAGTATGCTGGCCTAAACTCACCTGGAGATGAAGGATCCAATACTCTTGGAAGCCCTGACGTTCTTTCGTCCTCTGAGAGTGCCACATGTGTTGGCCCCTCCAGTCCCGGATCAGGATCCGAGCACCTTCCTTGTGAATCAGCCTCTCCTCCTTCTCTGACCCCTATGACTATTAATCCATCCTCTCCGTCTTCATCTAGTATAGCATCATCTACACCCCCTCCTCCAGTCTTACCAACTATTCCATCACCTCCACCTTTATCATCACCTCATCTTCAGATGTCAGATGCCTCATCACCTGCCCCTTTTCCTGTATTGTCCCCTAATATGTCCCCCAAGGCAGATAATAGTTTCGAGGAAGTGTCGGATTCGTCTGCTTTAACAGAATTATGCCATGATAGATTAAATTCCATTGTTAATGATTCAGACCAAACTGCTGAGCCGTTAGACCCTGCGATTTCTCCACTGCCTCAGGATGAAAAAAGACATTGTACAGCAGATTCATCTTCAAAGTCAGAAACACTACTTGAGGGCTCAAACCATGATTCTAAGCCTCAGTTTTTAAGAAATGCAGATCAAGCAGGTTCTTCTCGCCTAAAGTGGGATACTGCTTCTGAAACCAGCCAAAGCCATTCCTGTGAAGGAACTCTCCCTCAAGACCTCAATAATAAAACAGAAGGCAGACACAAATCAAAGTCTTTGCTTTCTACAGTACAATCAACTCCTAAAAAGGAGTCATCACCGACTTTCCTCAGCGAATTGCATTCTCCACAAAAGAGTTCAGAAGTTGATAAGTTGGTTGGAGAGGATATAATGAAAAAAGAGGGGGCGGTGGATATTACCACAAATGGGAGCAACACTTCACCTGGAACTCCACCCAGAAATTCTGATGAGTTTGAGACGCCAGAGCGGGAGACTTTTGTCAGGAATTTTGTATGTAACGTCTGCAAAGAGCCATTTCGCTCCATCAAAGACCTTAGTGGCCATATAATAGAGCATGCGTCAGAGTGGCCTTTTAAGTGTGAGTTTTGCGTGCAGTTATTTGGTAATGCCACTGCGCTGCTTGAGCACCGCTCCTCTTTCCATGGTGTAGGAAGAATTTATATTTGCTCCATTTGCTCAAAGGAGTTTGCCTTCCTCTGCAATCTCCAGCAACATCAAAGTGACCTACATCCAAGTCAGAGTTGCACTCACACTGTCGTTGAAAACGGGAAGCTCAGACCTCAGAACTACACCGATCCTGCATGCGTAAATGTGGAGAAAGATGCTGTTCTTGTCTCTATTGCTGGAGCAACCTCTGAGGATTCTTCTGAGGAGTGCAACGGTGACACTAAAAAGGTGGAAGACGAGGAAAATGGCCATGAGGACCCTACAGAAGAACTATACACTACAATAAAGATTATGGCCTCTGAGGCTGGTAAACCAAAAGGTCCAGATGTACGGCTTGGCATTAATCAACACTACCCCAGCTTTAAGCCTCCACCCTTCCCGTACCACAACCGAACACCTGATAGCTCGATTGCCTCCGCCACTAATTTCACCACACACAACATCCCCCAAACATTTAGCACTGCGATCCGGTGTACCAAATGTGGAAACAGCTTTGACAACATGCCTGAGCTACATAAACACATATTAGTTTGTGCTAATGCTAGTGATAAGAGACGCTACACCCCTAAGAAGAATCCCATTCCTCTTAAACAGGTTGTGAAACAATCTCCGAATGGTCTTCTTAACACCACAGGAGAGTCTGCTGGGCAAAATGCTTTCCGCAGAATGGGTCAGCCAAAACGGCTCAACTTTAACCAAGATATAACCTCCAAAGCAAAGTTATCAGCCCTAAATAAGAAGAAAAACCAGCTAGTCCAGAAAGCCATATCTCAGAAGAACAAGTCTGCTGCCTCTGTAAAGAAACCAACAACCCGGGTAAAGGAAGAGGAGACCCATAAGCTCCACGCATGCCCATACTGTAGTAGAGAGTTCACATACCCAGCCAGCCTCAATAAGCACATCGCTTGCAGCTGTCCACAAAGACCTGTTGCCAAGAAGTCGAAAAAAGGCGCTCTGACACCTCAAGACAAAAACAGGAGTCTCCGAAGTCGAGCCACTGATCCTGAAGTCAAACAAGAACCAGGTTCTGAACCAAGTGCAAAGGCCTTGGGGAAAACCAGAGCCCGCAGCTCTGAGGCAGTTGAGAGTGAACTTCCACCAGGAAGTAAAGGAAAAGCACCTCAGGTACGTACAAAGAGGCTCTCCATGCATGCAGACAACACAGCACCACAAACTAAGAAAGTGAAAAAGAGCAATGAGCCACTTACTTCAATAACTCCTGCACTTACTGATGACTCTTCAACGCGACCACAGTCTAAAATGCAACGATCTAAAGAGGTTATTGTCAAGAAGGAGGTTGTTGTCAAAAAGGAGGCTGTTGTGAAAATGACACCGTCTAAGAAGGAAGAACGCTTTTCGACAAGGTCGCGGGAGAGAAAAGGTGGGCCAGTGACACGCAGTATACAGATGGCTAGTGCTTCAGCTCCTCTGGAAGTGAAGACTGAAGACCTCTCAAACCATGATGCAGGACAGTCTGAG GAGTCTCTATTG